Proteins encoded within one genomic window of uncultured Desulfobacter sp.:
- the elbB gene encoding isoprenoid biosynthesis glyoxalase ElbB: MGKKVGVLLAGCGVYDGSEIHEAVLTMLYLDQAGAQIICMAPNMEQYHVIDHLAGSEASEKRNVLVESARIARGDIKDLKDVQASDMDALIIPGGFGAAKNLSDFAINGPQAQVHPEVQRIITEVINANKPIGALCIAPATLTKALADKQPEVTIGNDQGTADAIEQMGGKHISCAVDQIHTDKGKKIVTTPAYMLGPNIKDIAKGIEKLVAEVLAMA, translated from the coding sequence ATGGGTAAAAAAGTAGGCGTATTATTGGCAGGATGTGGCGTATATGATGGTTCTGAAATTCATGAAGCCGTCTTGACCATGCTGTATTTGGACCAAGCCGGTGCACAGATTATCTGCATGGCACCGAACATGGAACAATATCACGTCATTGATCATTTAGCAGGGTCAGAAGCGTCTGAAAAAAGAAATGTTCTGGTAGAATCTGCCCGGATTGCCCGTGGAGACATCAAGGATCTTAAAGATGTTCAAGCAAGTGATATGGATGCTCTCATCATACCTGGCGGGTTTGGTGCAGCCAAGAATTTAAGTGATTTTGCAATTAACGGTCCCCAGGCTCAGGTTCATCCGGAGGTCCAAAGAATCATAACCGAAGTCATTAATGCGAACAAACCTATCGGTGCCCTTTGTATTGCGCCTGCAACATTAACAAAGGCGCTTGCAGACAAACAGCCGGAAGTCACCATCGGAAATGATCAGGGTACCGCAGACGCCATTGAGCAAATGGGCGGTAAGCACATATCATGTGCCGTTGATCAGATACATACTGACAAAGGCAAAAAAATTGTAACAACGCCAGCATACATGCTTGGGCCTAACATTAAAGACATCGCAAAGGGAATTGAAAAATTAGTCGCGGAAGTGCTGGCTATGGCATAA
- a CDS encoding exopolyphosphatase, with the protein MRLVTRSDFDGLGCAAILKEEGIVDDIKFVHPKDIQDGRIEITCDDILANIPFVPDCGLWFDHHSSEQERKAFGDFKGHSDPSVPSAARVIYEYYGGLAHFNNAHLDDLIRAVDKADAAQFTKEEILNPEGWVLLSFIMDPRTGLGRYKDYSISNYALMMDMIDYCRNMTDKEILEIPDIRERIVRYFEQDKLFRQMLLDNSRMEGSVVVLNLRNQDEIYTGNRFLIYSLFPDANISLQIMWGFQRQNIVITCGYSIINKTAKADVGSLMLKYGGGGHKRVGTCQVPIDKADDIIKEILSALD; encoded by the coding sequence ATGCGATTGGTTACTCGATCCGACTTTGATGGCCTTGGCTGTGCGGCCATTCTCAAAGAAGAAGGGATTGTTGATGACATTAAGTTCGTCCACCCCAAGGATATTCAGGATGGTAGAATTGAAATAACTTGCGACGATATTTTGGCGAACATTCCTTTTGTTCCCGATTGCGGGCTTTGGTTCGATCACCACTCCAGCGAACAGGAACGTAAGGCATTCGGTGATTTTAAAGGGCACAGTGATCCTTCTGTGCCAAGTGCTGCCCGGGTTATTTACGAATACTATGGTGGCTTGGCTCATTTTAATAACGCACACCTCGATGATCTGATCCGTGCCGTTGATAAAGCAGATGCTGCCCAGTTCACAAAAGAGGAGATTCTTAACCCCGAAGGCTGGGTCCTTTTATCTTTTATCATGGATCCCCGTACCGGTCTTGGACGTTACAAAGATTACAGCATCAGCAATTATGCCTTGATGATGGACATGATTGATTACTGCCGAAACATGACCGACAAGGAGATTTTGGAGATTCCCGATATCCGGGAACGCATTGTACGTTACTTTGAACAGGATAAATTATTCCGCCAGATGCTCCTTGATAACAGCCGCATGGAGGGAAGTGTCGTTGTTCTTAACCTACGAAACCAGGATGAAATTTACACGGGCAACCGGTTTTTGATATACAGCCTGTTTCCCGATGCGAATATTTCCTTGCAGATCATGTGGGGTTTCCAGCGCCAAAATATCGTAATCACATGCGGTTACAGCATTATCAACAAGACCGCCAAAGCCGATGTGGGATCTTTGATGCTTAAGTATGGCGGCGGCGGGCACAAACGTGTGGGAACCTGCCAGGTTCCCATCGATAAAGCAGACGATATTATTAAGGAAATTCTTTCAGCGCTCGATTAA
- the pepN gene encoding aminopeptidase N: protein MNEHKKIQLKDYRPFEFIVDHTDLIFDIRDDHTRVTSKLKMRKDPAWSDETTPLVLNKGKFDIISVVAGDMVLLPGEYKCDDETFTLAATPDVFELEITNILKPDENTALEGLYRSGTILCTQCEAQGFRNITPYPDRPDVMAPFTCTIIADKTRYPVLLSNGNPIKSGDLDNNRHFAVWEDPFKKPCYLFALVAGDLAVLKDRFSTASGRDVALKIYSEKENISLCSHAMTSLKQAMAWDEKRFGREYDLDLYQIVAINDFNAGAMENKGLNIFNAKYVLADPQTATDDDFMGIQGVIAHEYFHNWTGNRITLKNWFQLSLKEGLTVFRDQEFSSDMNSRPVKRISNVKNLMAAQFPEDCGPMTHPVRPDSYIKMDNFYTMTVYEKGAEVIRMIYQLLGQDLFRKGMDLYFEKFDGMAVTLEDFVGVMAEVSGRNLDQFFLWYTQSGTPAVSMTRQYDQKTGTLSLTFTQATTPDRNQSEKKTFHIPIRISLINKAGETVTQDDLYELTTETETFKFENVPADTYPSVFREFTAPVRLTTDFSDQDLAFLMAKDTDPFNQWRAAQTLFINEIKNLVASTQTPKPMTISSGLIDAFSLALADKDQDRAFLAKALSLPLETEIKDHFEIIDVEAIHQARTFLKHTLAEKLTSELKAVYELCGSADPDDISGAAMADRSLKNLCLSYLGCLADKDIQALVEKQFESAGNMTDEFAAFKILSHTNPALRDNACRAFYEKWQARTLVIDKWFSVQAQSSLEDTLDQVKKLAAHKDFTMANPNKVRALIFAFAMANPMHFHRADGQGYEFVAERILTLDKINHQTAARLCACFNLWKRYDKSRQTMMKKQLEIMAGQKELSRNLYEIVSRALE, encoded by the coding sequence ATGAATGAACACAAAAAAATACAGTTAAAAGACTATCGGCCTTTTGAATTCATTGTTGACCACACAGACCTGATCTTTGACATCCGGGACGACCATACCCGGGTGACATCCAAACTCAAAATGAGAAAAGATCCGGCCTGGTCAGATGAAACAACCCCCTTAGTGCTGAATAAGGGAAAATTTGATATTATTTCCGTGGTTGCCGGGGACATGGTACTTTTGCCGGGTGAATACAAATGCGATGATGAAACGTTTACCCTTGCTGCCACCCCGGATGTTTTTGAGCTTGAGATCACGAACATTCTTAAACCCGATGAAAATACTGCGTTAGAAGGCTTATACCGTTCGGGCACTATTTTGTGCACCCAGTGCGAAGCTCAAGGGTTCCGAAATATCACGCCCTACCCTGACCGGCCCGATGTGATGGCGCCTTTTACCTGCACCATTATAGCGGATAAAACCCGCTATCCCGTGCTGTTATCCAACGGCAACCCTATAAAATCCGGAGACCTTGACAACAACCGACACTTTGCTGTCTGGGAAGATCCCTTTAAAAAACCGTGCTATCTTTTCGCCTTGGTGGCAGGGGATCTTGCCGTATTGAAGGATCGATTCAGCACCGCATCCGGCAGGGATGTGGCCCTTAAAATCTATTCGGAAAAAGAAAACATATCCCTTTGCAGCCATGCCATGACGTCCCTGAAGCAGGCCATGGCATGGGATGAAAAGCGGTTTGGCCGGGAATATGATCTGGATCTGTACCAGATCGTAGCCATCAATGACTTTAACGCCGGAGCCATGGAAAACAAGGGACTGAACATATTTAACGCCAAATATGTGCTGGCAGATCCGCAAACAGCCACAGACGATGACTTCATGGGTATCCAGGGCGTTATTGCCCACGAGTACTTCCACAACTGGACCGGCAACCGGATCACTCTGAAAAACTGGTTCCAGCTCAGCCTCAAAGAAGGCCTTACCGTTTTCCGGGACCAGGAATTTTCATCGGACATGAACTCACGGCCGGTGAAACGCATTAGTAATGTGAAAAACCTTATGGCCGCACAGTTTCCCGAGGACTGCGGCCCCATGACCCATCCGGTGCGGCCGGATTCATACATTAAAATGGACAACTTTTATACCATGACCGTGTATGAAAAAGGGGCTGAAGTGATCCGCATGATCTACCAGCTTTTAGGACAGGACCTGTTCCGAAAAGGCATGGATCTCTACTTTGAAAAATTTGACGGTATGGCTGTAACCCTTGAGGATTTTGTCGGCGTCATGGCAGAGGTGTCCGGACGCAATCTGGATCAATTTTTCTTGTGGTATACCCAGTCCGGTACACCGGCGGTCTCCATGACCCGCCAATATGATCAAAAAACAGGAACGCTGTCTTTGACGTTTACCCAGGCGACAACCCCGGACAGGAATCAATCCGAGAAAAAAACATTTCATATCCCAATTCGGATCTCTTTGATCAACAAGGCCGGTGAAACGGTCACGCAAGATGATTTGTATGAACTAACGACGGAAACCGAGACGTTTAAATTTGAAAATGTACCTGCCGACACCTACCCTTCGGTATTTAGGGAATTCACAGCGCCTGTCCGGCTGACCACGGATTTTTCAGATCAAGACCTTGCCTTTCTCATGGCCAAGGATACCGATCCCTTTAACCAGTGGCGCGCGGCCCAGACCCTGTTCATCAATGAGATCAAAAATCTGGTGGCATCCACCCAGACCCCAAAACCTATGACGATCTCATCAGGGCTGATTGATGCCTTTTCCCTGGCCCTGGCGGATAAGGACCAAGACAGGGCATTTCTTGCCAAGGCCCTTAGCCTTCCCCTGGAAACGGAAATCAAGGATCATTTTGAAATCATTGATGTTGAGGCCATTCACCAGGCCAGGACCTTTTTGAAACACACCCTGGCCGAAAAACTGACATCGGAATTGAAAGCCGTATATGAACTGTGCGGCTCCGCTGATCCCGATGATATTTCCGGTGCGGCTATGGCGGACAGAAGTCTTAAAAACCTTTGCCTTTCCTATCTGGGCTGCTTGGCTGACAAAGATATCCAGGCACTTGTGGAAAAACAGTTTGAAAGCGCCGGCAACATGACGGATGAATTTGCCGCCTTCAAAATCCTGAGCCATACGAATCCGGCATTGAGAGATAATGCATGCCGGGCGTTTTATGAAAAATGGCAGGCCCGCACCCTGGTAATCGACAAATGGTTTTCTGTTCAGGCCCAGTCCAGCCTTGAAGACACTTTAGACCAGGTAAAAAAATTGGCAGCACACAAAGACTTTACCATGGCCAACCCCAACAAGGTCCGGGCGCTCATATTTGCCTTTGCCATGGCCAACCCCATGCATTTTCACAGGGCTGACGGTCAGGGCTATGAATTTGTGGCCGAACGGATACTGACGCTGGATAAAATCAACCACCAGACCGCTGCACGGCTTTGTGCATGTTTCAATTTATGGAAACGCTATGATAAGAGCAGACAGACCATGATGAAAAAACAACTTGAAATCATGGCCGGACAAAAAGAGTTGTCCCGAAATTTATATGAAATTGTATCCCGGGCCTTGGAGTAA
- a CDS encoding UDP-glucose/GDP-mannose dehydrogenase family protein: MKLTIIGTGYVGLVTGACFSEMGSHVTCVDIDQEKIENLKKGILPIYEPGLESIVLSNHKEGTLEFTTSLAQAAKDCNVFFIAVGTPPGEDGSADLKYVLEVAWQIGSVIDDYVVIVDKSTVPVGTADKVRAEVSKALAARGANIEFDVVSNPEFLKEGAAVNDFLKPDRIIVGADSAQAAKLMRRLYAPFSRNRDKMLFMNVKDAEMTKYAANSMLATKISFMNEISNLCERLGVDVENVRKGIGSDSRIGYSFIYPGCGYGGSCFPKDVKALVKTGRDAGFSPTLLEAVEERNNRQKQVLGDKVINRFGRDLTGRVFGIWGLAFKPGTDDMREASSRVLINTLVGAGARVTVYDPVAMAQAKKEIPVNEQEKIRFAQDQYSALDGTDACILVTEWKAFRQPDFKKMASLMKKQVIFDGRNQYDPDEIKEAGFEYHGIGRELG, from the coding sequence ATGAAATTAACGATTATCGGAACCGGATACGTAGGTCTGGTCACGGGTGCCTGTTTTTCTGAAATGGGAAGTCATGTCACTTGTGTGGACATAGACCAGGAAAAAATAGAGAATTTGAAAAAAGGTATACTTCCCATTTATGAACCGGGGCTTGAGTCCATAGTCCTTAGCAATCATAAAGAAGGCACCCTTGAATTTACCACCAGTCTGGCCCAGGCTGCAAAGGACTGTAATGTTTTTTTTATTGCTGTGGGGACCCCGCCTGGGGAGGACGGTTCTGCTGATCTGAAGTATGTGCTGGAAGTGGCCTGGCAAATCGGATCCGTCATTGATGATTACGTCGTGATTGTGGATAAATCCACGGTGCCTGTGGGCACGGCAGACAAGGTGCGGGCAGAGGTGAGTAAAGCGCTTGCGGCCCGGGGGGCAAATATTGAATTTGATGTGGTCTCAAATCCCGAATTTCTTAAAGAAGGTGCGGCGGTTAATGATTTCCTGAAGCCGGACCGGATTATTGTGGGCGCGGATTCTGCCCAGGCTGCGAAGCTGATGCGCAGGTTGTATGCGCCTTTTTCAAGAAATCGGGATAAAATGTTGTTCATGAATGTCAAAGATGCTGAAATGACAAAATATGCGGCCAACTCCATGTTAGCCACAAAGATTTCTTTCATGAATGAGATCTCTAATCTGTGCGAACGTTTGGGTGTGGATGTAGAGAATGTGCGCAAGGGAATCGGTTCGGATTCACGCATTGGGTATTCATTTATTTACCCTGGCTGCGGATACGGTGGCTCGTGTTTTCCAAAAGATGTCAAGGCGCTTGTAAAAACCGGTCGGGATGCGGGGTTTTCACCGACATTACTGGAGGCGGTGGAAGAGAGAAACAACCGCCAAAAGCAGGTTCTTGGAGATAAAGTGATCAACAGATTTGGCCGGGATTTAACCGGCCGGGTGTTCGGTATCTGGGGTCTGGCTTTTAAACCCGGCACCGATGATATGCGTGAAGCGTCTTCCCGTGTGTTGATTAACACCCTTGTGGGAGCAGGGGCCCGGGTGACTGTCTATGATCCTGTCGCTATGGCGCAGGCCAAAAAGGAGATTCCGGTAAATGAGCAGGAAAAGATTCGTTTTGCCCAAGATCAATATTCTGCCTTGGACGGCACCGATGCCTGTATTTTGGTCACCGAATGGAAGGCCTTCAGGCAACCGGATTTTAAGAAAATGGCATCCCTTATGAAAAAACAGGTTATTTTTGACGGTCGAAACCAGTATGACCCTGACGAAATCAAAGAGGCCGGGTTTGAGTATCACGGTATTGGACGGGAACTGGGATAG